One window of Desulfobacca acetoxidans DSM 11109 genomic DNA carries:
- a CDS encoding branched-chain amino acid ABC transporter permease has translation MSVWQQAVISGISLGSFYVLLAMGFSLIFGVTHAFNLAHGELILLSGYLAYALWKFLAVPFYWTLPLCMLLLPTAALGLQWLLRRLPQPFEMNSLVVTFGLAIILQNLFLAFFSADFRLIMLEQSIILDLPGWSVLITANQVLLFFCSLGAVAVIHLFLHRTFLGKALRATIQDREGAALAGIRVGQMQVIAFAVGGGLIGLAGPLFATNMYLYPAGGMEATLIAIIITIAAGVGRTRSLLLSGWLLGLAESLATLLAGASWREMISAAVLILILLLRPQGLFAKKTAS, from the coding sequence ATGAGCGTCTGGCAACAGGCTGTGATTTCCGGCATTTCTTTGGGCTCTTTTTACGTTCTATTGGCTATGGGTTTCTCCCTGATCTTTGGGGTTACCCATGCCTTTAATCTGGCCCACGGAGAACTGATCCTGCTGAGCGGCTACCTGGCCTACGCCCTGTGGAAATTTCTTGCTGTGCCTTTTTACTGGACTTTGCCGCTGTGCATGCTGTTGTTGCCGACCGCAGCATTAGGGCTGCAATGGCTGCTCCGGCGGCTGCCGCAACCTTTTGAGATGAATTCCCTGGTGGTCACGTTCGGTCTGGCCATTATCCTGCAGAACCTGTTTCTGGCGTTCTTTTCCGCTGACTTCCGCTTAATTATGCTGGAGCAATCGATCATTTTGGACCTGCCGGGCTGGTCCGTTCTGATAACTGCCAATCAGGTGCTGCTATTTTTCTGTTCACTGGGGGCTGTCGCGGTCATACATCTCTTCCTGCACCGGACTTTTCTCGGCAAGGCCCTGCGGGCGACCATTCAGGACCGGGAAGGGGCGGCGTTGGCCGGGATCAGAGTCGGGCAAATGCAGGTCATTGCCTTCGCCGTGGGCGGCGGGCTGATCGGCTTGGCCGGTCCGTTGTTTGCCACCAACATGTATTTGTATCCCGCCGGCGGCATGGAGGCGACCCTCATTGCCATCATTATCACTATCGCAGCCGGGGTAGGCCGGACGCGCAGCCTTTTGTTGAGCGGTTGGCTTTTGGGTCTGGCAGAATCTTTGGCCACCTTATTGGCAGGTGCCAGTTGGCGGGAGATGATCAGTGCCGCCGTCCTGATTCTCATTCTGCTTCTGCGGCCGCAGGGACTTTTTGCCAAAAAAACTGCGAGTTAA
- a CDS encoding response regulator, protein MKPYTLIIADDHVMFRQGIRKIINANPALKIIGEASNGVELLEMLKQTVPDLILLDISMPQIQGLEAAKEIKKRYPKLKILILTMHKSNEYLNYALSVGADGYLLKEDADTELFSAIDTIRQQGTYISPLLSPQLKDLLLRKYREDRSQFPEDPLTKREKEILRLIAEGKSSKEIGAVLFISSRTVEHHRANMMRKLGCRKIAELVRYAIQKGYTSDQVLLL, encoded by the coding sequence ATGAAGCCTTACACCTTAATTATTGCCGATGATCATGTCATGTTCCGGCAAGGCATTAGAAAAATTATTAATGCCAATCCGGCCTTAAAAATTATCGGCGAGGCCAGCAACGGCGTCGAATTGTTAGAGATGTTGAAGCAGACCGTCCCAGATTTAATCCTGCTCGATATCTCCATGCCCCAGATACAGGGTCTGGAGGCTGCCAAGGAAATTAAAAAACGGTATCCAAAGCTGAAAATCTTGATCCTCACCATGCACAAAAGTAATGAATATCTCAATTATGCTCTGAGCGTCGGCGCCGATGGCTACCTCTTAAAAGAAGACGCCGACACAGAGCTTTTTTCTGCCATCGATACCATCCGCCAACAAGGAACGTATATCTCTCCCCTGCTTTCACCCCAGCTAAAGGACTTGCTCCTCCGCAAATATCGGGAAGACCGCTCTCAATTTCCCGAAGATCCCCTGACTAAAAGGGAAAAAGAAATTCTCCGCCTCATTGCCGAAGGCAAATCGAGCAAAGAAATCGGCGCAGTGCTCTTTATCAGCTCCCGCACCGTTGAACACCATCGGGCTAACATGATGCGCAAGCTCGGATGTCGGAAGATAGCCGAATTAGTGCGCTATGCCATTCAGAAAGGCTACACCTCCGATCAAGTGCTGCTCTTGTAG
- a CDS encoding PAS domain-containing sensor histidine kinase, translating to MNQRSKKNPEPKSELIFPYQNQTSCPCAFPRELYSLLFDVINDAVVVIDAENLTFVAANEKFSEMTGFANHEISNLSLGLLFTGKPPYSLAEAQEYIAKALQEGPQLFEWLAQDRHGRQHWVELNLTSATISRKRYLIATVRDISARKALEQTARQSENAHKALFQALQDVALLLDSQGTIIAANDAAAQRAGRPLAEIVGLNVYALLPEKVRETRRAKVAEVFQTGRINRFEDESRGRIFYHTVYPIFNDEGKVVRVGIYVLDITDDRQTRKELEKTQARLEHLLYHSPAALYSCILQDRCVLTYLSRNIVNLIGYTTEEVLSEPDFWEQHVHPEDRPLLLLKNSFQQGVGPQVIEYRFRHRDGTFRWLHDNFNLVLNRQDQPLEYIGSLIDVTTTRQIQEELELSEKRYRAIVESQSEIICRFRPDTTLTYVNEAFCRFVGKDSKDFVGRSLPPFLTAEDQPRVKDLISSLTPTDSVREIEYPINLPDGQTYWLSWISHAFFDDQGRIIELQGVGRDITKRKEAEEALRQSERRFRMYTEGSLVGVYLIQDNRFIYVNPVFARTFGYTPVELLNVISPLDLVHEDDRDLIRQQIANRLKGQPPEAYVIKGLHKNGSLVYCELLGQLVEHQGRPAILGSLVNVTRRQQAEATLRESEKHHRFLVETMNDGLGVLDERGGITYANPKICELLRYSAEELVGRNVLELLDQTNQDILRAELAKRRAGDKSPYEIEWQRKDGSAFSSIVSPQPIFDSQGEFKGSVGIVTDISARREAEIAALRREEYFRLLTENISDVIGLLTSEGVCRYLNPSVTRLLDYPVAELIGKNAFELVHPEERQPLKNFFSQMLRQTGQTFTTEVQLRRRDGSWRVWEVKGKNLLHEPAVGGVVINAQDITERKHLEAALRQSDSRLRMLASQIFRAQETERRRLSLELHDELGQSLTALKLQLKSVADKLRKDQARLKRECTSMAAYINEVVENVRRLAHDLSPSLLENVGLAAALRHLLDGYRRFYQITENLQELDGIDVSLSSQAQIHLYRIFQELFTNIEKHAQATAVTVHIDRTPDRLTVSVADNGQGFELGSTLNRSSLDVGLGLSSINERVHILGGALDISSGLEFGTHVVFTVPLQQKTLS from the coding sequence ATGAACCAGAGAAGTAAGAAAAATCCCGAACCCAAATCCGAGCTGATATTTCCTTATCAGAATCAGACCTCTTGTCCTTGCGCTTTCCCGCGCGAATTGTATAGTTTACTTTTTGATGTCATTAATGACGCCGTCGTGGTCATTGACGCTGAAAATCTGACATTCGTGGCGGCGAATGAGAAGTTTTCGGAGATGACTGGTTTTGCCAATCACGAAATCTCTAATCTATCTCTAGGACTGCTTTTTACCGGCAAGCCGCCGTACTCCCTCGCTGAAGCCCAGGAATATATCGCCAAAGCTCTGCAGGAAGGTCCGCAACTCTTCGAGTGGTTGGCACAGGACCGACATGGACGCCAGCATTGGGTAGAATTAAATCTGACTTCGGCCACCATCAGCCGGAAAAGATATCTGATTGCCACCGTACGCGATATCTCAGCCCGGAAGGCATTGGAGCAAACGGCCCGACAGAGCGAGAATGCACACAAGGCGCTTTTCCAGGCCCTGCAAGACGTAGCCTTGCTGCTAGATTCGCAAGGCACCATTATCGCCGCCAATGACGCCGCCGCCCAGCGTGCGGGGCGGCCGTTAGCAGAGATCGTGGGTCTGAATGTTTATGCGTTACTCCCTGAGAAGGTGCGCGAGACCAGGAGGGCCAAGGTTGCAGAGGTCTTTCAGACCGGTAGAATCAACCGCTTCGAAGATGAATCACGTGGCCGGATTTTTTATCATACCGTCTACCCCATCTTTAATGACGAGGGCAAGGTTGTTCGGGTGGGCATTTATGTTCTGGACATCACCGATGACCGCCAGACCCGAAAAGAATTGGAAAAGACCCAGGCACGCCTGGAGCACTTGTTGTATCATAGCCCTGCGGCCCTTTATAGCTGCATCTTGCAGGATCGATGTGTATTAACCTACCTCAGCAGGAATATAGTTAACTTAATCGGCTATACCACAGAAGAAGTCTTGTCCGAACCGGATTTTTGGGAACAACACGTCCATCCTGAAGATCGTCCCCTCCTGCTCCTGAAAAACTCTTTCCAACAGGGGGTAGGGCCTCAGGTCATCGAATACCGGTTCCGCCACCGGGATGGAACGTTTCGCTGGTTGCACGATAACTTCAACCTGGTACTAAACCGGCAGGACCAGCCGCTTGAGTATATCGGCTCTCTGATTGATGTGACGACAACCAGGCAGATACAGGAGGAGTTGGAGCTCAGCGAGAAACGCTACCGCGCCATTGTGGAGAGTCAGAGTGAGATCATCTGTCGATTTCGACCCGATACCACCCTGACCTACGTTAATGAGGCCTTTTGTCGCTTCGTTGGCAAGGATTCTAAAGATTTTGTGGGTCGCTCCCTCCCGCCCTTCCTCACTGCCGAAGATCAACCGCGGGTCAAAGACCTGATCAGTTCTCTCACCCCCACAGATTCGGTGAGAGAAATCGAATATCCAATCAACCTGCCCGATGGCCAGACTTACTGGTTATCATGGATAAGCCATGCCTTTTTCGATGATCAGGGGAGGATCATCGAACTTCAGGGGGTTGGGCGGGATATCACCAAGCGCAAAGAAGCCGAAGAGGCCTTGCGACAGAGCGAGCGCCGGTTCCGCATGTATACCGAGGGCTCTTTGGTAGGGGTCTACCTTATCCAGGATAACCGTTTTATTTATGTCAATCCGGTTTTTGCCCGGACCTTCGGCTATACCCCGGTGGAACTCCTGAACGTGATCTCTCCACTCGATTTGGTACATGAGGATGACCGCGACCTGATAAGACAACAGATCGCCAACCGTCTCAAGGGTCAGCCCCCAGAGGCATATGTCATTAAAGGTCTCCACAAAAATGGCTCGCTAGTCTATTGCGAATTATTGGGCCAGTTAGTGGAGCATCAGGGGCGACCGGCAATTTTGGGCAGCCTGGTCAATGTTACCCGGCGACAGCAGGCCGAAGCGACGCTCCGTGAGAGCGAAAAACACCACCGTTTTCTGGTAGAGACCATGAACGATGGTTTAGGGGTGCTGGATGAGCGAGGTGGTATCACCTATGCTAATCCGAAAATCTGTGAACTCTTAAGATATTCTGCTGAAGAACTGGTCGGTCGCAATGTTTTGGAGCTTCTTGATCAGACGAATCAAGACATTTTACGGGCGGAGCTTGCCAAGCGTCGGGCCGGTGATAAATCACCATATGAGATAGAGTGGCAAAGGAAAGACGGTAGTGCATTTTCCTCTATCGTATCCCCCCAACCCATATTTGATTCCCAGGGTGAGTTTAAAGGTAGCGTCGGTATCGTCACCGACATCTCGGCCCGGCGCGAGGCCGAAATTGCTGCCCTGCGCCGGGAAGAATATTTCCGCCTGCTCACCGAGAACATCTCCGATGTGATCGGCCTGCTCACCTCGGAGGGTGTCTGCCGCTATCTGAATCCGAGCGTTACCCGACTGCTTGACTATCCGGTGGCAGAACTTATCGGCAAGAACGCCTTCGAGCTGGTGCATCCGGAAGAACGCCAGCCGCTAAAAAACTTTTTTTCACAAATGTTGCGACAGACGGGCCAGACCTTTACTACCGAAGTACAGCTCCGACGTCGGGATGGCTCCTGGCGGGTTTGGGAAGTCAAAGGAAAAAACCTGCTGCACGAACCGGCGGTGGGCGGCGTTGTCATCAACGCCCAGGATATTACCGAACGGAAACATTTAGAAGCTGCCCTCAGGCAATCGGACAGCAGGTTGCGGATGCTGGCCTCGCAAATCTTCCGCGCCCAGGAAACCGAACGCCGTCGGCTATCCCTCGAACTGCACGATGAATTAGGACAGAGCCTCACAGCCCTTAAACTGCAACTAAAATCTGTTGCCGATAAGCTCCGCAAAGATCAAGCCAGGTTGAAACGGGAGTGCACCAGTATGGCGGCGTACATCAATGAAGTGGTGGAGAATGTTCGGCGCCTGGCCCATGATCTCAGCCCTTCACTCCTGGAAAATGTCGGTTTAGCGGCGGCGCTCCGGCATCTTCTGGACGGATACCGTCGGTTTTATCAGATTACCGAAAATCTTCAGGAACTAGACGGGATCGATGTTTCTCTCTCCTCCCAGGCGCAGATTCATTTATATCGTATCTTTCAGGAACTGTTCACCAATATTGAAAAGCACGCCCAGGCAACGGCTGTGACCGTACACATTGACCGCACGCCAGACAGGTTGACCGTCTCGGTGGCCGATAACGGTCAGGGGTTCGAACTCGGGTCGACCCTGAATCGATCATCTCTGGATGTAGGTTTAGGTCTATCGTCCATTAACGAACGGGTGCATATATTAGGAGGCGCCTTAGACATCTCCAGTGGCTTGGAATTTGGCACTCACGTTGTTTTTACAGTGCCTCTACAACAAAAAACTCTCTCATGA
- the yrfG gene encoding GMP/IMP nucleotidase has product MHVFNWQEVDWVLLDMDGTLLDKHFDDYFWETLVPREYACRQGLELAAARQEVFARYQRQEGTLNWTDIDFWSRELDLDIPALKEGIRHLIEVHPDSEPFLRYVRRLHKRVILVTNAHYKTLELKMNQVGLLGCFDAVLSSFDLGAPKEDRRFWQRLEAKLQFEPGRTMLVDDNREVLQAARNYGVRFVFFKARSSSQAAPETSRRFPVIHYFTELMPPLESAE; this is encoded by the coding sequence GTGCACGTGTTTAACTGGCAGGAAGTGGATTGGGTGCTGCTGGATATGGATGGCACCCTGTTGGATAAGCATTTCGACGATTATTTTTGGGAAACTCTGGTTCCCCGGGAATACGCTTGCCGCCAGGGGTTGGAACTGGCTGCGGCCCGACAGGAAGTATTTGCCCGCTACCAACGGCAGGAAGGAACCCTGAACTGGACTGACATTGATTTCTGGTCTCGCGAACTTGACCTGGATATCCCGGCCCTGAAGGAGGGCATCCGGCACCTGATTGAGGTGCATCCGGACAGCGAGCCTTTCCTGCGGTATGTGCGCCGCCTTCATAAACGGGTGATTCTGGTCACCAATGCCCATTACAAGACCCTGGAGCTGAAAATGAATCAGGTAGGGTTGCTCGGTTGCTTCGACGCCGTATTATCTTCCTTTGATCTCGGCGCCCCCAAAGAGGATCGCCGGTTTTGGCAAAGATTAGAGGCCAAGCTGCAATTTGAGCCCGGGCGTACCATGTTGGTAGACGACAACCGTGAGGTCTTGCAGGCTGCCAGGAATTACGGGGTTCGTTTTGTCTTTTTTAAGGCCCGCTCAAGTTCTCAAGCGGCCCCTGAAACCTCCCGCCGATTTCCTGTGATCCATTATTTCACCGAGTTGATGCCTCCTTTGGAGAGCGCTGAGTAA
- the murA gene encoding UDP-N-acetylglucosamine 1-carboxyvinyltransferase, which produces MDKIVIAGGVPLRGEVLISGAKNAALPILAATLLAPGRHTLLNVPNLADIRTAKKLLGNLGVHFQDLSGGLEVDASELTSWEAPYDLVKTMRAAVLVLGPLVARVGRARISLPGGCAIGARPINLHLKGLEEMGVKITLQHGYVEATVKRLEGARIILDFPTVTGTENLLMAAVLARGKTVIKNAAQEPEIADLAQFLQAMGADIQGIGSDVLTVQGVKYLRPASYRIMPDRIEAGTYLAAAAITRGEVVIRQAPVEHLTAVLDKFAEAGLRISVDHDSIKVSSGGHLIGVDVKTLPYPGFPTDMQAQFMTVMTLARGVSVITETIFEKRFMHVSELKRLGADIVVSGNQAVVRGVKSLQGAPVMATDLRASASLILAGLGARGQTEVHRVYHLDRGYERIETKLSALGANIWREKA; this is translated from the coding sequence ATGGATAAGATTGTTATTGCCGGCGGCGTTCCATTGCGGGGCGAAGTATTGATCAGCGGCGCCAAGAACGCCGCCTTGCCTATCCTGGCCGCCACCTTGCTGGCCCCAGGCCGTCATACTTTGCTAAACGTGCCGAACCTGGCCGATATTCGCACCGCCAAAAAACTGCTGGGCAATTTAGGAGTGCATTTTCAAGACCTTTCTGGGGGTCTGGAAGTTGACGCCAGTGAACTCACCTCCTGGGAGGCTCCCTATGATTTAGTCAAGACCATGCGGGCCGCAGTCCTCGTATTGGGTCCGTTGGTCGCTCGAGTGGGCCGAGCCCGCATCTCCCTCCCTGGCGGTTGCGCCATTGGCGCCCGTCCCATCAACCTGCATCTCAAGGGATTGGAGGAGATGGGTGTCAAGATAACCCTCCAGCATGGCTATGTGGAGGCCACAGTAAAACGCCTGGAGGGTGCCCGGATCATCCTTGATTTTCCCACCGTCACCGGAACGGAAAACCTGCTCATGGCAGCGGTGTTGGCCCGCGGTAAAACGGTCATTAAAAACGCCGCCCAGGAACCCGAAATTGCGGACCTGGCCCAATTCCTTCAGGCCATGGGCGCTGATATCCAAGGGATCGGTTCCGACGTGCTTACTGTTCAGGGCGTTAAATACCTCCGGCCGGCCAGTTATCGCATTATGCCGGACCGTATTGAAGCCGGCACCTACCTGGCTGCAGCCGCCATTACCAGGGGTGAAGTGGTCATCCGCCAGGCCCCGGTGGAACACCTGACTGCCGTTCTGGATAAGTTCGCCGAAGCCGGATTGCGAATAAGCGTTGATCATGACTCTATCAAAGTCTCCTCTGGGGGGCATCTGATCGGCGTGGATGTCAAAACCCTGCCCTACCCCGGGTTTCCCACGGATATGCAGGCCCAGTTCATGACCGTGATGACCTTGGCGCGAGGTGTAAGTGTCATCACTGAAACCATATTTGAGAAACGTTTCATGCATGTCAGCGAGCTCAAACGGTTGGGCGCCGATATCGTCGTTTCCGGCAATCAGGCGGTGGTCCGGGGCGTAAAATCTTTGCAGGGTGCACCAGTTATGGCAACCGACCTGCGGGCCAGCGCCTCGTTAATCCTGGCCGGCCTCGGCGCTAGGGGCCAGACCGAGGTGCATCGGGTTTATCACCTGGACCGGGGCTATGAAAGGATAGAAACAAAACTGTCAGCTCTGGGGGCGAACATCTGGCGGGAAAAAGCTTGA
- a CDS encoding branched-chain amino acid ABC transporter permease, producing MVYDAYYCLKADQKVMSRHIVVKILISAAVMLFFGGPLFLPGADLYLLVFGLACFYATLALAWNIFALSGLLSLGHAAFFGLGAYGAVLLENWGHWPTYPAIMAGGALGMVYGCLWSLAFQRLRGAYFALASLAAMEIPRVVIDNWETLTSGSLGIVGISRLPSLSIGSLVIPVGDNLQSQYCFLFFLMAAVGLLHWRAMRSKWGWGLRAIRGDEEAAEVLGVNVFGYRCLTLCLSSYITGVCGGVYAHLVGLIEPAMVFNLQLAAFPLVLSLFGGRYAVLGPIIGALTLYPLDQLVLQPWLPQGHAAIYGLVIILTIFFFPRGLASWFSRLPKNS from the coding sequence TTGGTTTATGATGCCTACTACTGTCTGAAAGCCGACCAAAAAGTAATGTCTCGTCATATCGTGGTTAAGATCCTGATATCAGCGGCGGTCATGCTGTTCTTTGGCGGGCCGCTATTCCTGCCCGGGGCGGATTTGTACCTGCTCGTATTCGGGCTTGCCTGTTTTTATGCCACCCTGGCTCTGGCGTGGAATATCTTTGCCTTGAGTGGTCTCCTTTCCTTGGGGCACGCCGCTTTTTTCGGTTTGGGCGCTTATGGGGCGGTGCTGCTGGAAAACTGGGGACATTGGCCGACATATCCGGCAATCATGGCCGGTGGGGCATTGGGCATGGTGTATGGCTGCCTTTGGAGTTTAGCCTTTCAGAGACTGCGCGGGGCCTATTTTGCCCTGGCCTCTCTGGCGGCAATGGAAATCCCGCGGGTGGTTATCGATAACTGGGAAACCCTGACCTCGGGTTCCTTAGGCATTGTCGGCATCAGTCGCCTTCCCAGCCTTAGTATCGGTTCTCTGGTGATCCCGGTGGGCGACAACCTGCAATCCCAATATTGTTTTCTCTTTTTTCTCATGGCGGCGGTCGGACTTCTCCACTGGCGGGCGATGCGGTCAAAATGGGGCTGGGGTCTGCGGGCCATCCGGGGGGATGAAGAGGCGGCGGAAGTCTTAGGGGTCAATGTCTTTGGGTATCGATGCCTGACCCTATGCCTGAGTTCTTATATCACCGGCGTCTGCGGCGGGGTGTATGCCCATCTGGTAGGATTGATTGAACCGGCCATGGTTTTCAACCTGCAGTTGGCCGCCTTTCCGTTGGTGCTCAGTTTATTTGGCGGACGCTATGCAGTTCTAGGCCCGATTATAGGGGCGTTGACGCTTTATCCGTTGGACCAGTTGGTTTTGCAGCCTTGGTTACCTCAAGGGCATGCAGCGATTTATGGGCTGGTTATTATCTTGACAATCTTCTTTTTCCCGCGCGGGTTGGCTTCATGGTTCAGCAGGCTTCCCAAGAACTCCTAG
- a CDS encoding ABC transporter ATP-binding protein, producing the protein MVQQASQELLELRHLEIIRGGRRVLCDIDLKVKQQEIIGIVGPNGAGKTTLMSAIAGQIKPAAGSILFRGQNISSWPPHRRCWAGIARTFQIPKPFPEMTAWENVAIGAWFGKTGRRRSITRSRALKFLEMVGLPHKADTLGKELTLSEQRRLEVARALATQPQILLLDEVAAGLSPKMVSQVAKLVTRLRQKGVTLIIIDHFLNLTLEVSDRLVVLDRGEKIMEGPPPVVIRHPEVVGAYLGTRRLLKSQEAES; encoded by the coding sequence ATGGTTCAGCAGGCTTCCCAAGAACTCCTAGAATTGCGGCACCTGGAAATTATCCGGGGAGGTCGGCGGGTGCTGTGTGACATCGATCTCAAAGTAAAGCAGCAGGAGATTATCGGCATTGTCGGCCCCAACGGGGCAGGCAAAACGACTCTGATGAGTGCTATTGCCGGTCAGATAAAACCTGCGGCAGGAAGTATCCTGTTTCGAGGGCAGAATATCAGCTCCTGGCCGCCTCATCGACGCTGTTGGGCCGGAATCGCCCGAACCTTTCAAATTCCGAAGCCGTTTCCCGAGATGACCGCTTGGGAAAATGTTGCCATCGGTGCCTGGTTTGGCAAAACCGGACGGAGACGGAGCATAACCAGGAGTCGGGCCTTGAAATTTTTGGAGATGGTGGGGTTACCGCACAAAGCCGATACACTCGGGAAAGAACTGACCCTGTCGGAACAGCGCCGCCTGGAGGTGGCACGGGCTTTGGCAACGCAGCCCCAGATCTTATTGCTGGATGAGGTAGCTGCCGGCCTGAGTCCGAAGATGGTCAGCCAGGTGGCAAAATTAGTGACCAGACTGAGACAAAAGGGCGTAACCCTGATCATTATTGACCATTTCCTTAATCTTACCCTGGAGGTTTCGGATCGGCTGGTGGTTCTGGATCGGGGGGAAAAGATCATGGAAGGACCGCCCCCAGTAGTCATCCGCCATCCGGAAGTAGTCGGCGCCTATCTCGGCACCCGCCGGCTCCTCAAATCTCAGGAGGCTGAGAGTTGA
- a CDS encoding ABC transporter ATP-binding protein has protein sequence MKSETSGEPLLAIEHLCTSYNHTCIIKDVSLRLWPQQVVAVVGPNGAGKTTILKAVGGLLRPVSGKIYLVGEDLTQLPVWEVVRRGVVYVPEGTNVFPDMSVLENLEIGGYLNRTLIPERLALVYELFPELHLKLRIPAGSLSGGQQRMLVLARGLMAGARLLLLDDPFLGLSPKYVKIFCDAFRVLRRQGMTLFISGQHVRRILNVADLAFLIEEGEITLTGSGAELLQNHHLRRTLFGIEATCDPADVLT, from the coding sequence TTGAAATCGGAAACTTCGGGCGAACCGCTGCTGGCGATTGAGCACCTCTGCACCTCGTATAACCACACCTGCATCATTAAGGATGTGTCGCTACGTCTCTGGCCGCAACAGGTAGTCGCCGTGGTCGGACCCAACGGCGCCGGTAAAACCACAATATTGAAGGCCGTGGGGGGCTTATTGCGCCCGGTCAGCGGCAAAATTTACCTTGTCGGAGAAGACCTGACCCAATTGCCGGTCTGGGAAGTAGTGCGCCGCGGAGTGGTCTACGTCCCTGAAGGAACAAATGTATTTCCCGATATGAGCGTTTTGGAAAATTTAGAAATCGGTGGTTATCTCAATCGGACGTTGATTCCCGAACGTTTAGCATTGGTTTATGAGTTATTCCCGGAACTCCATCTGAAGTTGCGGATACCTGCTGGCAGCCTGAGCGGCGGCCAGCAGCGGATGCTGGTGCTGGCCCGCGGTCTCATGGCCGGGGCTCGGCTGCTGCTTTTGGATGATCCTTTCTTGGGTCTTTCTCCCAAATATGTTAAAATATTCTGCGATGCCTTCCGCGTCCTGCGGCGGCAGGGCATGACCCTGTTTATTTCGGGGCAGCATGTCCGCCGTATACTCAATGTTGCTGACCTGGCCTTTCTCATTGAAGAAGGGGAGATCACGCTGACCGGTTCGGGTGCCGAACTGTTGCAGAATCATCACTTGCGGCGGACCCTCTTTGGCATCGAAGCCACCTGTGATCCGGCGGACGTTTTGACCTAA
- a CDS encoding ABC transporter substrate-binding protein codes for MRRDVRFRATGSLSYTIFLSLLVILSACCFGSYPVRAEVIRLGEINPLTGSFALHGLEIHQGITYAVEEVNARGGVQGRRVELLSRDDQSRPDVALNQTQDLLYREKVVGLLGGYVDSLVSPISSLAARCSVPYVAAASLQKSLTAKPNPFFFRVSCISGVIQPLCRFLGEELKPKRVAILYMATPGSTEFAQGVKESLGKYGIQTVVCEKFRPGAPDFSVFLLKVKQQKAEVVISGGFFQDNLLLVRQLGEQQTSIQAFIAPWGVAYEKFIREMGRSGEGLMGMCAWNPGITQPGTEKVSQDFVRGFSQRFGQMPNTTTMHGYTAARALLAAVEQAVLKPEGLNGAAISRALRNLDLLLPMERLRFDNQGDPLDYNQVIVQVQKGQLQVVYPTGRATAGSIRYK; via the coding sequence ATGAGGCGTGACGTGAGGTTTAGGGCTACCGGGTCGTTAAGCTATACAATTTTTCTCAGTCTGCTCGTGATTCTGAGCGCCTGCTGTTTCGGGAGCTATCCGGTTCGGGCAGAGGTGATCCGCCTCGGCGAGATCAATCCCTTGACCGGAAGTTTCGCCCTGCATGGCTTAGAGATTCATCAAGGCATAACCTACGCCGTGGAGGAGGTAAACGCCAGGGGAGGGGTGCAGGGTCGTCGGGTGGAGCTTCTCAGCCGGGACGATCAGAGCCGCCCCGATGTGGCCTTGAATCAGACCCAAGACCTGCTCTACCGTGAGAAAGTCGTGGGCCTGCTGGGCGGTTATGTAGACTCGCTGGTGAGCCCCATCAGTTCTCTGGCAGCCCGTTGCAGTGTGCCTTACGTAGCCGCCGCCAGTCTGCAGAAGTCCTTAACTGCCAAACCCAATCCCTTTTTCTTTCGCGTCTCCTGCATCAGTGGCGTCATTCAGCCCTTATGTCGGTTCTTAGGCGAAGAGCTGAAGCCGAAAAGAGTGGCCATCCTCTATATGGCAACCCCCGGATCCACCGAGTTTGCTCAAGGAGTCAAAGAAAGTCTCGGCAAATATGGTATCCAAACCGTGGTTTGCGAAAAATTTCGCCCTGGGGCACCGGATTTCTCCGTTTTTCTGTTAAAGGTGAAGCAGCAAAAGGCCGAAGTAGTAATTTCGGGCGGTTTCTTCCAGGATAATTTATTGTTAGTCCGTCAGCTGGGCGAACAGCAGACTTCCATTCAGGCCTTCATTGCCCCCTGGGGAGTGGCTTACGAGAAATTTATTCGAGAAATGGGCCGGAGCGGCGAGGGTCTTATGGGTATGTGCGCCTGGAACCCAGGCATTACCCAACCGGGGACCGAAAAAGTTTCTCAGGATTTTGTGCGAGGGTTCAGCCAGCGATTCGGACAGATGCCTAATACTACTACCATGCACGGTTATACCGCCGCCCGGGCGCTCTTGGCGGCTGTTGAGCAGGCCGTTCTTAAACCGGAAGGTCTGAACGGCGCTGCCATCAGCCGGGCCTTACGGAATTTAGATCTCCTCCTGCCCATGGAGCGCCTACGCTTCGATAATCAGGGCGATCCCTTGGACTACAACCAGGTAATTGTGCAGGTTCAAAAAGGGCAGCTCCAGGTGGTCTATCCAACCGGACGGGCCACTGCTGGCAGTATACGTTATAAGTAA